TGAACGTGGCCGCCTCGGCGGCGATCGTGTTCCACGCCATGCGTGAGGAGGAGTCGTGAGGCCGTGACCGGCGGCCCCGTTGTGGCGGCCGGGCTGGGAGCGGAGCGCTTCCCCGTCCGGAACGGCCGACCCGGGAGCCGACGGAGTACTGCTGGTTCCGCCGGAGAGAGGGAGCGGGCCGAGGGATGCGCTCAGGGGGTGCGTGATGCCGGGGGGCGCGACGACGGTCGCGGACGCGGTGGAACTGCGCGTCGGCCGGGGACGACCGTTGTTCGTCGAGATGGACGGCCGGCTCGGCCTGAAGCCGGAGCACGTGGGGCTCTCCCCCGCGCTGTGCGCGGTGCTGTACGAGTGGGCCGAGGTCGCGGAGCGCGTCGCCCACGGTGAGATCACCGACGAGGGGGCGGTGGAGACCGTCGCGCGTCGTGGTGAGCGGCTCGCGGGCCGAGTGGCCGACGAGTTCGGCCGCGAGGTCCGCTACCGGGATCCGCTCACGGGTGAGCAGCGGACGGTGCCCGCGCCACGGGGCGACTCGCTCTCGCCCGGTTCCGACCCCAGGCGTGAGGCCACCGATCCCGCTGCCCGCCCCACCGGGTTCGCCGTCAGCGTGCTGCTGGCGGTGCTGGTCGCCGTCGTCCTGGTGGTGGTTTCGCTGGGGCTCGGCGAGGTGAACCCGGTCCTGGGGGTGGTGATCAACCTGGCGATAGCCGGAGGGCTGGCCCCGTCGGTCTGGTTGGGACGGAGCGTTCCCACCTGGCGGTGGGTGGCGTTCGGGGTGGTGCTCGGTGTCGGCGCCTCCTGGTTGGTCCTGCCGCTGAGCCTGCTGGGATGACCCGCGGAGTTCCGCCCCGATCACGATTTCGACGTACTCGGATCCGCTCGGTGACGGACCGGGGGACTACATCACCGGACGGCCGGTGCCGGGGACGGTCAGCGTGGTTCCGGCGGACGCCGTTGGGCACAATCGAGGACATGTCACCGTCCGCGCGCGTGTTGTTCCTGGTCGGCGTAGTCTCGATCCTCGTTGCCCTGTTCGTCGGGGCGGTGCTGCTCGGGGTGGGCTACGTCACGTGGATCGCGGGAACGATCGGTGCGATCTCCATCGCGGCGGGGTTCGTGGCGCGGGCGCTCTCCCCCGACTCCGGCGGCGGGAAGTCCACAGGGGACGGCGTGGTTCCCGCTGCCCAGCGCTCCCGCAACAGGTTCATCGGCAGATCGCTGCCGGGGGTGCGGGATCGCATCTGGCAGCGGCACCTGGAGTCGAAGGGTGACCCTCAGGAGGGCGAGGCGGAGGACCCGGAACGGGACTCCCCGCGACCGGAGAGCTGAGCCCCCGCCCCGGCCAACGGATGCCGGGGCCAGGAGCGGCGGGCGAAGGCGAGTGTCGCCGCCCCGGTGGTACCGGGCACCGAACCGGAAAGCTCCCCGACGGCGAGTCCGCCGTCGAGGCGCGGAGGCCGTCCTCGCTCACCGGTTGGACCTCACACCGAGCAGCACGTCCTCCCAGGAGGGGACGATCGGGTGATTCTTGCGTCCCTCGCCGAAGGGCTCGTCCTCCTCGTCGAGGTCCGTCCGCTCCATGTCCACGACGTCCTCGGAAGCCGCCTCCCCCTGCTGGGAGCCGCTCTCGGGGGCCGTGGAACCGTGCTCGGCGTCGTGGGGCTGGGACGCCGAACCGAAGAGCGTGCCCGTCGCCATGGTGGGGATGTGCGGAGTGCCGCCCCCGGAGCTCTCGGAGCGGTCACCCCGGCTGTCCGGCTCGGTGGCGCGACCCAGCAGCGGAGTGGCGGCTTCCCCCTCGGAGGTGTGCTCCGCCTCCGCGTCCTCCGACTCGGAGTGGTCCAGTTCCAGCGCTTCCCTGGCGAGCTCGGTGACCGGCCGCACCGTCCGCAGTGGCCGGTTCGGTGCCGGGTCGAGCAGGTCGAGCGCGTCCTCGTCCAGCGCGGCGATGGTGCCGCCCTGCGCACCGGGGTGGAAGGTCCAGTGCGCGGTGTTCTCGGTCCGGCCCGCCTGCCAGCGCAGTGTGACCACCCACTTGCCGTCCTCGCCGCGCCAGGCGTCCCAGCTGGTCTCGCCGTAGTCCTGCCCGCGCATGCCGAAGGTGTGCGAGATGATCTCGCCGAGGGTCTGCACGTCCGGCCCGCCCTCGCGGATCGGGTGCGCCTGCTGCGCCCGTTCCGCGACCTGGGCGCGTTCCAGTAAAACCGGGTAGGCGTAGCGCTCCACCCGCTGCTGCGGAATCCCCGCCTCCGCGGCCACCTCCTCGACGGAGGCCCCCGCGCGGACCCGCGCCTGTATCTCGCGCGGCCGCATCTGGGCTTCCAGTTCGATCTGTACCTGCCCGAGACGGGTGAGATCACCACGGGCCGCGGCGCGGAGTCGCTCGTCGGCTGGCACCGCGAAGCGTTCGCCGTTGTCGGGGTCCTCACACACGACGGTCTCGCCGTCCTCCTCAAGCCCGACCACTCGCAGCGCTCGCATAGGTGCCTCCCCGCGCCTCCCGCTGATTTCAGATCACCAAGCTATAACGATAACTCGACGGGCACCGTTCGTGTGGACAGACGCGCCGAGTTCCGTGCCCGCGATCCTGCCGGAAGGGGGAAGCGACGCGCATCCGTGGAAATACCCTGATTCCACACCGGGCCCGCCTTGCTCCCGGAGAACGACAGCCGGGGCGCCCGCTTCCGGCGCGGGCGCCCCGGCACGACCGGGCACTCAGTCGTCCCGATCCTCCTCGTAACCGACCACGTCACCGTCGCGCGCGTCCACCGTGACCTCGTACTCGGTGTTCGCCTTCCGCAGCTCCAGCTCCCACTCGAGGCCGTAGCAGCGATCCAGCTCCACACTCGTCACCCGCGCCCCGGCGGGGACCCGCTCCGAGGCCGCTCGGCGCGCCCGCTCGCTGTCGATCTTCGGGTCCTCCGACGTGCAGTCCTTCGGCGACGGGCCACGGTAGCCGTGCCACGGCCCGGTGTAGATCTCGTCCCGCTCGGGACCGGTGTACCCCGGCGCGGACACGTCCCGCACCGCCGCGGAACCGCTCTCCGGCGAGGTGGCCCCCTCCTGGTCGCTCCCGCTTCCGAAAGCCGTGGCGGTACCGCCCAGGGCGAGCACCCCACCCGCGATCGCCACGGCGGCGACCGATTTCTTCACACCCGGCAACTTCGCTCTCCTCTCCCGGTGAGAACCGGACGACTGTCGCTGCCGGAGTACAAGGTCGCAGCGCGGAAGCTAAGCGGTCCCTGTCCGGACGCTAAAACCGGGTTAACGGGGACGCGGCCGAGTTCGTCGTCGAACCGGTGTTCCCGCGCGGCGGGCACACCACGACCCCGACGGCGAAACACCGCCGGTACCCGCCCGAACCCCTGTGACGGGGGACGACGCCGCGCCGGCCGGTGTCCGTCCGGCGCGGATCCCGAACGATTCTTCCGCGGCGGGCTCACACCTCGGGTACGCCGAAGTCCACGACCACCCGCGCTCCCCCGCGCGCACCGCTTCCCAGCGTCACCGAACCCCCGGAGTCCCCCGCCGCGCGTCGCACGATGTCCAGCCCGAGACCGCTGGAACCGCTGCCGCTGGCTCCCCGGTGCAACGGATCCCCGGCCAGCTCCGACTCGTCGAAACCGGCACCGTCGTCCGCTACCACCAGCCGCACCGCCCCCTCGGCCGCGAACAGCCGCACGTCGAACCCGACGCCGTCCTCGGTGTGGGCGAAGACGTTGCCCAGCAGCGCGTCGACGCAGTCGGCCAGCTCGGACGCCTCCACCGCCACCCGCAGCGGCCCGCGCGCGATGTCCACCCGCATCTCGCGTTCGGTGTCCTCGGCCAGCACCGACCAGAAGTCCACCCGCTCGGAGACGACGGCCACCGCGTCACAACCGGGCGGGGAGGTCCTCGTGGCACCGCGTTTGCCCGCTTGCTCGATTATCCGGGTGACCGCCCGCTGCAACGTGTCCACGTGCTCGGTGATGCGCTCGGACTCCGAGCGGTCCCGCAGCGCCTCCGCGTCCAGCCGCAGCGACATCAGCGGGGTGCGCAACCGGTGCGAGAGGTCGGCCACGTGCTCCCGCTCGGCCGCCAGCAGCTCGCGGATGCGCCCGGCGAGGTGGTTCAGCGCCGTCGCCACCTCCCGCATCTCCGGGGGAGACTCGATGCGCGCCCGGGCCTCCAGCTCCCCGTTCGCCAGGCGGTGGGAAACGTCGGAGAGCTCCTTGGTGGGCCGCACCAGGGAACGCGCCAACCGGTCCGCGACCAGCACGCTCAGCCCCAGCAGCACCACGCCGAGCCCCGCCAGCAGCAGCCAGGCGCGGTGCACCCCGCGCAGCAGCTCCCGCTCGCCGACGGCGCTGCGGATCACCGCCCGTCCTCCCGAGGAGTCGCCCACCGAGACCAGGACGGCGACCCCGTCGCCGGTGTCCACGGTCAGGCTGCGTCCCCTGTCCGCCAGCCGCACGGCCGGGGTCCGCGCGGCCTCCGCGCCGAGCCTGGTGCCGTCCGCCAGGAAGACGGTGAGCGGGAATCTCCCCTGGGCGTTGGCGCGCTGCACGCTCAGTTCCAGGGTGGACCTGTCCGCGGTGCCCACCACCGAGGTCAGGGCCTGTGCCTCGGTGGTCGCGGTGTTCACCGCCCGGTCGAAGGCCACCGTCCGCACCAGAACGGCCAGCGGGATGAGGAAGGCCACCAGTACCAGGGTCGTGGTGGCGGCCACCAGCAGCGCGATACGCCTGCGCATCAGCGGCCACCGGCGTCGTCCGGAGCGGTCAGCAGCACTCCCGCGCCGCGAACCGTGTGCAGGTACCGCGCGTCACGCGCGGTCTCACCGAGCTTGCGGCGCAGCCAGGACACGTGCACGTCCACTGTTTTGTCCGCTCCCCCGTAGGGGAGTTGCCACACCTCGGTGAGCAGTTCCCGCTTGCTGACCACCCGTCCGGCCCGCGCCGCGAGGTAGCGCAGCAGGTCGAACTCCCTCGGATTGAGGTCCAGCGCATTCCCGTCCAGGGTCGCCGAACGCGTGGCGGGGTCCACCCGCAGCCCGCCCACCACGAGCGCCTCCGGTCTGCCGGGGCCCGCGCCCTCCCTGCGCAACACCGCGCGGATCCGGGCGTCCAACTGCCCCACCCCGAACGGTTTGACGACGTAGTCGTCGGCTCCCGAGTCCAACACGGACACGATCTCGTCCTCGGCCCCGCGCGCGGTGGCCACGATCACCGGAACCCGGCTGGCCGCGCGCAGCATCCGCAGCATCTCCCGGCCGTCCAGGTCCGGCAGACCGATGTCCAGCACCACGATGTCGGGTTTGTGCGCCACGATCCGGTTCAACCCGTCCATCGCGGTGACCGCTGAGGTGACCGCGTGCCCGCGCTCACCCAGCCCGCCGCTCAACGACGTGCG
The nucleotide sequence above comes from Actinopolyspora erythraea. Encoded proteins:
- a CDS encoding sensor histidine kinase, encoding MRRRIALLVAATTTLVLVAFLIPLAVLVRTVAFDRAVNTATTEAQALTSVVGTADRSTLELSVQRANAQGRFPLTVFLADGTRLGAEAARTPAVRLADRGRSLTVDTGDGVAVLVSVGDSSGGRAVIRSAVGERELLRGVHRAWLLLAGLGVVLLGLSVLVADRLARSLVRPTKELSDVSHRLANGELEARARIESPPEMREVATALNHLAGRIRELLAAEREHVADLSHRLRTPLMSLRLDAEALRDRSESERITEHVDTLQRAVTRIIEQAGKRGATRTSPPGCDAVAVVSERVDFWSVLAEDTEREMRVDIARGPLRVAVEASELADCVDALLGNVFAHTEDGVGFDVRLFAAEGAVRLVVADDGAGFDESELAGDPLHRGASGSGSSGLGLDIVRRAAGDSGGSVTLGSGARGGARVVVDFGVPEV
- the sepH gene encoding septation protein SepH, with the translated sequence MRALRVVGLEEDGETVVCEDPDNGERFAVPADERLRAAARGDLTRLGQVQIELEAQMRPREIQARVRAGASVEEVAAEAGIPQQRVERYAYPVLLERAQVAERAQQAHPIREGGPDVQTLGEIISHTFGMRGQDYGETSWDAWRGEDGKWVVTLRWQAGRTENTAHWTFHPGAQGGTIAALDEDALDLLDPAPNRPLRTVRPVTELAREALELDHSESEDAEAEHTSEGEAATPLLGRATEPDSRGDRSESSGGGTPHIPTMATGTLFGSASQPHDAEHGSTAPESGSQQGEAASEDVVDMERTDLDEEDEPFGEGRKNHPIVPSWEDVLLGVRSNR
- a CDS encoding response regulator transcription factor yields the protein MAQVLLVEDDSALRTSLSGGLGERGHAVTSAVTAMDGLNRIVAHKPDIVVLDIGLPDLDGREMLRMLRAASRVPVIVATARGAEDEIVSVLDSGADDYVVKPFGVGQLDARIRAVLRREGAGPGRPEALVVGGLRVDPATRSATLDGNALDLNPREFDLLRYLAARAGRVVSKRELLTEVWQLPYGGADKTVDVHVSWLRRKLGETARDARYLHTVRGAGVLLTAPDDAGGR
- a CDS encoding PepSY domain-containing protein, which gives rise to MKKSVAAVAIAGGVLALGGTATAFGSGSDQEGATSPESGSAAVRDVSAPGYTGPERDEIYTGPWHGYRGPSPKDCTSEDPKIDSERARRAASERVPAGARVTSVELDRCYGLEWELELRKANTEYEVTVDARDGDVVGYEEDRDD
- a CDS encoding DUF2537 domain-containing protein, whose amino-acid sequence is MPGGATTVADAVELRVGRGRPLFVEMDGRLGLKPEHVGLSPALCAVLYEWAEVAERVAHGEITDEGAVETVARRGERLAGRVADEFGREVRYRDPLTGEQRTVPAPRGDSLSPGSDPRREATDPAARPTGFAVSVLLAVLVAVVLVVVSLGLGEVNPVLGVVINLAIAGGLAPSVWLGRSVPTWRWVAFGVVLGVGASWLVLPLSLLG